In Solanum stenotomum isolate F172 chromosome 6, ASM1918654v1, whole genome shotgun sequence, one DNA window encodes the following:
- the LOC125868533 gene encoding uncharacterized protein LOC125868533: MTGLTQKKAKFIWFEACEKSFQELKDKLTSDLVLTVPEGTDWFGVYSDASRIGLGYVLMQNSKIMPPHRAYTRDANARNANVIPLVPAHEVLNVEFWNVIQLLAHNVVNKNSQHVPVPRFTS; encoded by the exons ATGACGggtttgactcaaaagaaggcaaAGTTCATATGGTtcgaagcttgtgagaagagttttcaagagttgaaagataagCTTACTTCCGATCTGGTGTTAACTGTACCAGAAGGTACTGATTGGTTTGGGGTGTATAGTGATGCCTCTCGAATTGGATTAGGATACGTGCTTATGCAAAATAGTAAA atcatgcctcctcatagagcttACACAAGGGATGCTAATGCTCGCAACGCTAACGTAATTCCTCTAGTCCCAGCTCATGAGGTTTTGAATGTAGAGTTTTGGAATGTAATCCAACTTTTGGCCCACAACGTAGTCAACAAGAACAGTCAGCATGTTCCAGTTCCTAGGTTCACAAGTTAA